GAAGGCCGCACCGTGCGCGCCGGCCCGCAGGTCAAGTGGGCCTTCGCGATCGACGACAGCCTGAGCGCCGGCGTGCTCGCCACGGCCGGCTGGCAAGGCGACACGCACGCCACCGGCTTGCGCTTCGCGAGCAGCAGCATCGTGATCCCCGTGACCTGGCAGATCGACGACAGCTGGCGCGCGCACATCAACCTGGGTCGCGACTTCCACCGCGCGCAACCCAGCACCAGCCATTCGGGTGCAGCCATCGAATGGAGCGCCCTGCCCTCTGTCTCGTTCGTCGCCGAGCGCTTCCACGAAGGCGGCGGCAACGCTTGGCGAGCCGGCGTGCGCTGGACGCCGGTGCAGACGCTGAGCGTCGACCTGAGCCGCGCACGCGGCCTGCGCGCCGATGCGCCCGCATGGTGGACGCTGGGCTTCACCTGGGCCTTTGCACGCTGACCCGATCGATCGATCTGCCTCTCTATCGATTCCTTCACCAAGGAGAAAACAACATGAAAAAAAACGTCCTGAAGTCCCTCTTCGAGAGCTTCCTGCGCAGCCGCCACATGCTGCATCACTTCGAGCGCTGGCAGACGCTGCTGGGCTCCAAGCCCCTCGGCGTGACCTCGGTCGCGATGCCGCCCGACATCGCCAAGGCCCTGGCCACCGCATCGCGCACCGATGCCGGCGAAATGCTCGTCAAGCTCAACAGCTCGCCGCAAGGCCTGAGCGAAGGCCACGCGCAGGTGCTGCGCAAGCGCCTGGGCAGCAACGAGGTGCGCCACGAGCAGCCGCTGCCGTGGTGGACGCATCTGTGGCAGTGCTACCGCAATCCGTTCAACCTGCTGCTCACGGTGCTGGCGCTGATCTCGTACGTGACCGAGGACATGAAGGCCACGCTCGTGATCGGCAGCATGGTGGTGCTGTCGACAGTGTTGCGCTTCCTGCAGGAGTCGCGCTCCAACAAGGCGGCCGACCGGCTCAAGGCGATGGTGAGCAACACCTCCACGGTGCTGCGGCCCGCGCCGGGTCGCAAGGCCGGTGTTGCAGGCGACGAGGGCTTCGACGCCACGCACGCGGGCACGGTGCGCGTCGAGGTGCCGATGCGCGACCTCGTACCGGGCGACGTGATCGCGCTCTCGGCCGGCGACATGATCCCGGCCGACTGCCGCCTGCTCACGGCCAAGGACCTCTTCATCAGCCAGTCCGCGCTGACGGGCGAGGCGATGCCGGTCGAGAAGTTCGCCATCGACCGCGGTGACCATGAAGCGGGTGTCCTCGAACGCGAGAACCTCCTCTTCATGGGCACCAACGTGATCAGCGGCACCGCCACCGCGCTGATCGTCCACACCGGCGACCGCACCTTCTTCGGTGCCCTCGCGCAGCGCGTGACCGCCACCGACCGCGGCACCAGTGCCTTCCAGGCCGGCATCAACCGCGTGAGCTGGGTGCTGATCCGCTTCATGCTGGTGATGGCGCCGCTGGTGCTGGTGATCAACGGCGTGGCCAAGGGCGACTGGTGGGAAGCCGCGCTGTTCGCGCTGTCGATCGCGGTGGGCCTCACGCCCGAGATGCTGCCGATGATCGTGACCGCCACGCTTGCCAAAGGCGCGGTCGTGATGTCGCGCCAGAAGGTGATCGTCAAGCGCCTCGAGGCCATCCACAACTTCGGCGCGATGGACGTGCTGTGCACCGACAAGACCGGCACGCTCACGCAGGACCGCATCGTGCTCGAGCGCCACACCAACGCGTGGGGCGAAGGCTCCAACCATGTGCTGCAACTCGCCTACCTGAACAGCTTTCACCAGACGGGTTTGAAGAACCTGCTCGACAAGGCGGTGCTGAACCACGCCGAGATGCAACCGGAGACCCGGCTGCAGACGGCCTACCGCAAGATCGACGAGGTGCCCTTCGACTTCTCGCGCCGGCGCATGTCGGTGGTGGTGGAGAACGGCGGCAGCGAGCACCTGCTGATCTGCAAGGGTGCGCTCGAAGAGATCCTGTCGGTGTGCACGTCGGTCGAACGTGGCGCCGAGGTGCTGTCGCTCGATGCGGAGCTGCTCGCGCGCATCCACAGCGTGGCCTCGGAGCTGAACCAGCAGGGCCTGCGCGTGGTGGCCGTGGCCAGCCGTACGCTGGCCGCCGAAGCACGCAAGGCCGCCTACAGCGTGGCCGATGAATCTGAGCTCACGCTGCTGGGGTACGTGGCCTTTCTCGATCCGCCGAAGGAATCGACCGCGCCCGCGCTGCGTGCGCTCGCCGAGCACGGCGTGGCAGTGAAGGTGTTGACGGGCGACAACGAACTGGTCACGCGCAAGGTCTGCGGCGACGTCGGCATCGAAGCCGGACACATCGTGCTCGGCCGCGAGATCGAGGACCTGCGCGACGACGAGCTGCGCGTGCTGGTCGAGCAGCACCAGGTGTTCGCCAAGCTCACGCCCGCGCACAAGGAGCGCATCGTCCACGCGCTGCATGCCAACGGGCATGTGGTGGGCTTCATGGGCGACGGCATCAACGACGCACCGGCACTGCGCGCCGCGGACATCGGCATCTCGGTGGACGGTGCAGTGGACGTGGCCAAGGAGTCGGCCGACATCATCCTGCTGGAAAAAAGCTTGATGGTGCTGGAGCAGGGCGTGGTCGAGGGCCGCCGCACGTTTGCCAACATGCTCAAGTACATCAAGCTCACCGCGAGCTCGAACTTCGGCAACGTGTTCTCGGTGCTGGTGGCGAGCGCGTTCCTTCCCTTCCTGCCGATGCTGCCGCTGCACCTGCTGGTGCAGAACCTGCTGTACGACGTGTCGCAGATCGCGATTCCGTTCGACAACGTGGACGAGGAATTCCTCAAGTCGCCGCAGCGCTGGAACCCGGCGGACCTCGGGCGCTTCATGGTGTTCTTCGGACCTCTGAGCTCGGTGTTCGACATCCTGACCTACACGGTGATGTGGTTCGTGTTCGCGGCCAACACGGTGGAGCACCAGACGCTGTTCCAGTCGGGCTGGTTCATCGAGGGGCTGCTGTCGCAGACGCTGATCGTGCACCTGATCCGCACTCGCAAGATCCCGTTCCTGCAGAGCCGCGCGGCATGGCCGCTGCTGGCGATGGGTGCGGCAATTGCCGCCGTGGGCATCTGGCTGCCGATGGGGCCGCTCGCGCACTACTTCAAGCTGCAGGCGCTGCCGCTGGCCTACTTTCCGTGGCTGGTGGCGATGCTGGTGGGGTATGCGGTGCTGACGCAGACGGTGAAGGGGTGGTATGCGCGGCGGTATGGGTGGCAGTGAGGGCTCTTGTTCAGCGCTCTTGTTCAGGCCGTGTGCGCAGGGCACGCTGCCGGTGATCGGCGATCAGCGACCGCTCTGAAGCGCTCGCGCTGGCGGTGGGCTCTGTTTCGCGAAATCAAGGAGGAGGCCGCAGGCCGGGGGACATTCGCGAAACAGAGTCCACCGTCGGCGCGAGTGCCGCCACAGACCGCCTTGCCTTGTTGCAATAGGCCCCCATCCATCCACCTCAAATATGCTTGTGCTCTCGATGTGAGGCCTTCTGACATGCATGTGACACCCAAGCCCCGCAAACTATTGGTGCTGGATCTCGATGAAACGCTGATCCACGCCACCGAAAGCACGCTCCCGCACGAGGAGGATTTCCGCGTCGGACCGTATCGCGTTCATTTGCGACCGCATCTCGCCGATTTCTTGAGTAGCGTTCTTGCGCAGTTCAAGGTAGGCATCTGGACCGCGTCAGGCGAAAGCTACGCGTCGCAGGTTGTGGATCGCATCTTTCCAAGCGGCGCACTGGAGTTCCTGTGGTCCAGCGCACGCTGCACGACGGCGCGAGACTTCACGACAGGCGGCTATCAGACGATCAAGAACCTGCAGAAACTGAAATCCAAGGGCTATCCGCTCGAATCGATCATCGCGGTCGACGACACGCCGTCGAAGTACGCGAGGAGCTACGGCAATCTCGTTGCGGTGCGCGAGTTCCTGGGTGACAGGTCCGATGCCGAACTTCCGTTGCTGGCGGCTTACCTCGCGCATCTCGCGGAGGTGCCGAACGTCCGGACTGTCGAGAAGAGAGCTTGGCGCGAACACGTCAGGCGCATGCAGCCCCTGGACTGAATACCCCGTGCTCCATGGAAAAACACACCCGATGCAAGCCATTCAGAACTTCAACCTGCCCTCGCTGCTCGACACCTTCGTCAGCGTGGCGGTCGCCTTCGCCCTCGGCTCGCTGATCGGCCTGGAGCGCCAGATACGCCAGCGCGCCGCGGGCCTGCGCACCAACACGCTCGTGGCGGTGGGCGCTGCAGTGTTCGTCGACATGGCGAACCGGCTGCACGGCCACGACGGGGCCGTGCATGTGGCGGCCTATGTGGTCTCGGGTATCGGTTTCCTGGGCGCGGGCGCGATCATGAAGGAAGGCACCAACATCACCGGCCTGAATACCGCGGCCACGCTGTGGGGGTCGGCGGCGGTGGGTGCTTGCGCGGGCGCCGACCTGATCGGCGAGGCGATGATCGCGGCGCTGTTCGTGTTGGCCAGCAACACACTGCTGCTGCCGGTGGTCAACCGGATCAACCGCCGTCCGATCAAGGAAGAGTCGAGCGAGGCGACCTACACGGTGCGGGTGATCTGTTCGCGCGCAGCGCGGCCCGAGGTGATGGACCAGCTGCTGCTCCTGCTCGAAGCCGCAAACTACCCGGTGCGCGATGTCGACCAGCACGCCTTCGGGCCGGCCGACACGGAGATCGAGGCGACGCTGTATGCCACCGCGGTCGAGCCTTTGGAGCTCGACCAGGTGATCACGGAACTCGAAGCGCTCGAAGGCGTCCAGCAAGCCTTCTGGAACGCCAGCGCCGACGACTGATTAAACGCCGAGGATCGAGACAGCCTTCGTGTTGAGGTAAGCCTCGAGCGCCTCGGGGCCACCTTCCGAACCGTAGCCCGAATCCTTCACGCCGCCGAACGGCATTTCCGGCGACGGCGTCGCGGGCTGGTTGATCCAGAGCATGCCGAGTTCGAGCTTCTGGCTCAGCAGGTGTGCGTTCTTGATCGACTTGGTGAAGGCGTAGCCGGCCAGGCCGAACGGCAGGCGGTTGGCTTCGGCGATGGCTTCGTCGAGCGTGTCGAAACCGCGGATCGCGGCGATGGGGCCGAAGGGTTCGTTGTTGAACACGTCGGCATCCAGCGGCACGTCGGTCAGCACGGTGGGGGCGAAGAAGTTGCCCGAGTCGCCGACGCGTTCGCCGCCAGCGGCCACGGTGGCGCCCTTCTTGCGCGCATCGTCCAGCACATGGGCCATCGCGGTGAGGCGGCGTGCGTTGGCGAGCGGGCCGATGGTCGTGCCTTCGGCGAGGCCGTCGCCGAGCTTCAGGCCTTCGGTGTACTTGACCAGCGTGCGGGCGAACTCTTCGCGCAGGCTGTTGTGCACCAGGAAGCGGGTCGGCGAGATGCAGACCTGGCCGGCATTGCGGAACTTGGCGGCACCGGCGGCCTTGACGGCCAGCGCAACGTCGGCGTCTTCGGCAACGATCACCGGGGCGTGGCCGCCCAGCTCCATCGTGACGCGCTTCATGTGCGAACCGGCCAGTGCGGCCAGTTGCTTGCCGACCGGCGTCGAACCGGTGAAGGTGACCTTGCGGATGATCGGGTGGGCGATCAGGTAGTTCGAGATTTCGGCCGGGTTGCCGAACACGAGGCCCACGGTGCCGGGCGGGATGCCGGCATCGACGAAAGCCTGCAGCAGCGCGGCGGGCGATGCCGGGGTTTCTTCGGGCGCCTTCACCAGGAACGAGCAGCCGGTGGCCAATGCGGCGCCGAGCTTGCGCACGATCTGGTTGATCGGGAAGTTCCACGGCGTGAACGCGGCGACGGGGCCGAGCGGCTCCTTCAGTACCAGCTGCTGCGCGGCCAGGTTGCGCGAGGGCACGATGCGGCCGTAGACGCGGCGGCCTTCGTCGGCGAACCACTCGATGATGTCGGCGGCGGCCAGCGTCTCGCCCTTGGCTTCGGCGAGCGGCTTGCCCTGCTCCTGCGTGAGCAGCTTGGCGATTTCGGGGGCGCGTTCGCGGATGAGGCCCGCGGCGCGGCGCATGACGGCGGCGCGCTCGTTGGCGGGGGTGTTGCGCCACTTGTCGAAGCCGCGCTGGGCAGCGGCCAGGGCGCGGTCCAGGTCGGCGATGCTGGCATGGGCCACCTTGCCGATGACCTTGCCGGTGGCGGGGTTCACGACGTCCAGCGTCTTGCCGCCGGTGGCGTCGACCCATTCGTTGTCGATCAGCAGGCGGGTGTCGGTGTAGGTGGTGGTCATGGCGAACTTTTCCTTCGGGGACGGGATGATGAAAAGGGGAGATCTGGGTGCGCGGCGCGGCACTTGGGAGGGTTGCGCATGCGACAACGGCGGCAAATTGCCGCCGGGTGCATAGATTAACCCGAGTTAAC
This region of Variovorax sp. RKNM96 genomic DNA includes:
- the mgtA gene encoding magnesium-translocating P-type ATPase; the encoded protein is MKKNVLKSLFESFLRSRHMLHHFERWQTLLGSKPLGVTSVAMPPDIAKALATASRTDAGEMLVKLNSSPQGLSEGHAQVLRKRLGSNEVRHEQPLPWWTHLWQCYRNPFNLLLTVLALISYVTEDMKATLVIGSMVVLSTVLRFLQESRSNKAADRLKAMVSNTSTVLRPAPGRKAGVAGDEGFDATHAGTVRVEVPMRDLVPGDVIALSAGDMIPADCRLLTAKDLFISQSALTGEAMPVEKFAIDRGDHEAGVLERENLLFMGTNVISGTATALIVHTGDRTFFGALAQRVTATDRGTSAFQAGINRVSWVLIRFMLVMAPLVLVINGVAKGDWWEAALFALSIAVGLTPEMLPMIVTATLAKGAVVMSRQKVIVKRLEAIHNFGAMDVLCTDKTGTLTQDRIVLERHTNAWGEGSNHVLQLAYLNSFHQTGLKNLLDKAVLNHAEMQPETRLQTAYRKIDEVPFDFSRRRMSVVVENGGSEHLLICKGALEEILSVCTSVERGAEVLSLDAELLARIHSVASELNQQGLRVVAVASRTLAAEARKAAYSVADESELTLLGYVAFLDPPKESTAPALRALAEHGVAVKVLTGDNELVTRKVCGDVGIEAGHIVLGREIEDLRDDELRVLVEQHQVFAKLTPAHKERIVHALHANGHVVGFMGDGINDAPALRAADIGISVDGAVDVAKESADIILLEKSLMVLEQGVVEGRRTFANMLKYIKLTASSNFGNVFSVLVASAFLPFLPMLPLHLLVQNLLYDVSQIAIPFDNVDEEFLKSPQRWNPADLGRFMVFFGPLSSVFDILTYTVMWFVFAANTVEHQTLFQSGWFIEGLLSQTLIVHLIRTRKIPFLQSRAAWPLLAMGAAIAAVGIWLPMGPLAHYFKLQALPLAYFPWLVAMLVGYAVLTQTVKGWYARRYGWQ
- a CDS encoding HAD family hydrolase — encoded protein: MHVTPKPRKLLVLDLDETLIHATESTLPHEEDFRVGPYRVHLRPHLADFLSSVLAQFKVGIWTASGESYASQVVDRIFPSGALEFLWSSARCTTARDFTTGGYQTIKNLQKLKSKGYPLESIIAVDDTPSKYARSYGNLVAVREFLGDRSDAELPLLAAYLAHLAEVPNVRTVEKRAWREHVRRMQPLD
- a CDS encoding MgtC/SapB family protein — its product is MQAIQNFNLPSLLDTFVSVAVAFALGSLIGLERQIRQRAAGLRTNTLVAVGAAVFVDMANRLHGHDGAVHVAAYVVSGIGFLGAGAIMKEGTNITGLNTAATLWGSAAVGACAGADLIGEAMIAALFVLASNTLLLPVVNRINRRPIKEESSEATYTVRVICSRAARPEVMDQLLLLLEAANYPVRDVDQHAFGPADTEIEATLYATAVEPLELDQVITELEALEGVQQAFWNASADD
- a CDS encoding NAD-dependent succinate-semialdehyde dehydrogenase; protein product: MTTTYTDTRLLIDNEWVDATGGKTLDVVNPATGKVIGKVAHASIADLDRALAAAQRGFDKWRNTPANERAAVMRRAAGLIRERAPEIAKLLTQEQGKPLAEAKGETLAAADIIEWFADEGRRVYGRIVPSRNLAAQQLVLKEPLGPVAAFTPWNFPINQIVRKLGAALATGCSFLVKAPEETPASPAALLQAFVDAGIPPGTVGLVFGNPAEISNYLIAHPIIRKVTFTGSTPVGKQLAALAGSHMKRVTMELGGHAPVIVAEDADVALAVKAAGAAKFRNAGQVCISPTRFLVHNSLREEFARTLVKYTEGLKLGDGLAEGTTIGPLANARRLTAMAHVLDDARKKGATVAAGGERVGDSGNFFAPTVLTDVPLDADVFNNEPFGPIAAIRGFDTLDEAIAEANRLPFGLAGYAFTKSIKNAHLLSQKLELGMLWINQPATPSPEMPFGGVKDSGYGSEGGPEALEAYLNTKAVSILGV